Below is a genomic region from Hevea brasiliensis isolate MT/VB/25A 57/8 chromosome 3, ASM3005281v1, whole genome shotgun sequence.
tctgcttaATATCCTCTccatgtttattattattattattattattatactacAACCATTAAAACAATACTCCAAAAGGCAAACATTAGATAATTGAATAACGAGTAATGAAGTCCAAACTCAAACCAAATAATTACAAGGTATTCAAACATTTGGATAAGTATTATTTGCCCAAACATATCTCCAAATGCTCAAATCACACAAAACAAGGATTATGAGATTATCGCTATAATAAGAGTCTTAACATTATATACATGAAtctaattaatcatattaatttacaATCGAGTTCTTATTATTGCCTTGTGATTATAGGAGTAGTGATTAATTAACTCACTAGATATTATCTCTTATCTTACAAATCTAATACCTACATCCatcattcaatattcacataagaGGAAAacaatatcaataataataataataataataataataataataataataataaattattattattattattattattattattattattattattattattatagcgaTATAGCAAACATCCATTTTTTGTTGTTTTTTATCTTTCATTTTAGtgaaattcaataataattttataaatccaTTTATTTCATTTGAGAATTTGCTTGAagacttaaaataaaataaagtaatatgGGATAATGAGACGAGCAAAGTTTAGAGCTTTTCATCTCAAAGAAGAAAAAAGTTGATATCTTTTAAAAAATACAGCCAGAAAGCTAAAGATAATATGCTGAATCGAGGGTAGGAAATGGTAAAAGAGAGATATATAcgtgtaatttaatttttaatttatagagTTAaagattttttatatatatatatatatttatacaatGTATAAGATTTATTATATAAACACATACATTCAGGTAATTGCTGACTGAACGGTGCACCTAGCACACTTATACATACACACTCCAAGTTAATCAACTGATATGGGACAAGTTCAAGATCAAAAGTCGCACATAATCAGCATGATAGCTTATTGACCCACTCACACAcgaataaaattttcttttgatCACTTCTTTAGGTACCTATCTCAAGTTTAAATTCCATTAATTATTATTAGAATTAATTACAGCTAGACAAATCATctcgaatttaaattttattactcGATATGTAAATCCAATCATAAATTTTTAATAGTTTGTATCCTGCCATTAAACTTTTTGTTAAGAGAAAAAtacatttaattaaataaaattgaattgtaaaaaaaaaaatcatataataaattcaaattaatttaaaattaaaatataattattatttattatggtTTCCCTAATACAATCACATTTTTCCACCTTGATTGCATGTATTCCTAGCTCACCTTGCGCGCCACTTGTCCTGTTCATCGTGCCTTAAAAAATGGACAAATAGTCCTTCAATTTTGATTTACTTCGCTTCTTTTAAACGAACACTAACTCAATTGATTTGAGTTGTGATTAAAACTTTCTTCGTCTCTGTTTGATTTGTGATTTTAACTCGCTTGATTTGAGATCCCATTAAAACTCTCACTTTGTCTCCCTTTTATGATTTGTGGTTGTAATTTTAAATCACAGGTTATGGCAaatctagaatttttttttctggTGTTAATGGATTTTCTATTAGCAAAAGAGCAAGTTTTTAATAAACTCGGACATATGTACCCCAATAATTACCATATAACATATTAGTTAAAattaagataaattttaataattatcctTTAACTTATATGGTTATAATACTACAgttttttaactttaaaatgtagcaTAAAATCTCATAAACTTTCAAATATTATATAGTAAAATTcttctgactttcaattattgatttttcagttagaaactgatgtgaatagctcccgcatagcgcttagtcaatatttctctctcatctcttatgcaaagtgtaaaattattttctttacgcATAAAAATTTATTCTATCTATAGAAAGaataatgattcaatttacacatggcttgagagagaatgagaaatactgactaagtttCATGTTGAAACTATTCAGACCAGCGTCTAACTAAAAATATTGGTAATtgaaggttagagggattttactgtacaaaatttgaaagttaatgggattttatgttatatttttaagttgagagaTTGTAATATTACAACTAAATAAGTTTAAGGacaattgtcaaaatttatcccccTAAAATCATAATATGTTTCATTGAAAAAGAATGTTCAATActaaaattcatgaagagtcaatataaataaatatataaacatataaagttaattctaaaaagaaaaaaaaaaaagtcaattaaCCCTTTTTTATTGTGCTACATTCAACACTGATAGCAggttatgtttattttatttttgctgGTTTACGATAATTTATGCCATTCCactattatttttgcattttgtgatcatccaataaatttaattcaattacaaagagtgtgagtttttttttttttattaactaaggttaatttcattagaaatttattaaattatttactctAAATATATTATACATTAAAAAGTATGCTTTTAAAATTACTCAAGGAGAATACTTATTATTATACAAAAGCTAATCCAATAATACAATTTTCAATAAGGATAAAGAGAGGGAGTGGCGAAAGTACTTATTATTTTACTAATTCAGTCTTTCATTATCGGCTAGGAATGAATTTAAATAGAATAATGATTATATtaacataattaaatttaagagatataatttttcaaattaaaaagtaaaagaaattaattcagtttttttttttaccaaatcTCAAAGGCATAAAATATCTTTTTCCCAATGATGACATATTGAGTTGAAATGGGAATtgggtttttcttttttttaatttttaattaaaattaaaatttatatttttataattttaaaaataatttcaatattattaaattataactaATGGATAAAAATTAAAGTTCTAAATAAACcacatattatttattattaataaaaaatatataaaaataaataagaatataaaattttagaGAACATTAGAATATTAGTCAAGCAACTAATTATTTGGTATACAATTCCAACCAAAGTAGatctaaaaatcaaaattttaatgcaaattggaaCATGAAGTTCAAAAGCCAATTGGGTCAATGGTCTATTGTGGAATCTCGCAAATTAATGCAGACTTTTTACCTATTtccttttaagaaaaaaaaaaaaaaaaccacttcaATTGTGGGCTACACATGGTCAACAATTTTAGTCGGTGCAtttgttttattaattaaattaaattaaattatattaaccaTTAAgtgtatataattaatttagtcaTTGGAAATACAGTAAcgattttttttagtaatttttaattcattaaatataaattGTACCATTTAATACAGTACAATTTATTATCAAATTGTAAtttcatatataaaaaaatatattaaataaattttagtttgtatTACATTTATATCTACTAaaaaatttgattattttaagGTATTGTTAAACTCGAGTTTATAttagaataaatttaataattccataacaaaatgtatatgtatataaaattaattaaaaaatatataaaagcatgtatataaaattaattaaaaaatatatatatataaaagtatataatataaatatttaatttaataattattaaacttatttttatatgaactcaaatttatattatatacattcgttattttattatatagctttaattaaatattattattattatttttttctaattgcaataaatatatatatatatatatatatatatatatatatatatatatatatatatatatatatatataatatgatatGATAAAGTTATACTTCTCTATACTTGATTATCTCTACTTTATTTATACTCTAATTTTATatctaatttataaaaattattgagTACATATAATATAactcaaatttatataaaaataaaataaataattattaaattaaatatttatattaaaaaatatataaaattaattaaaaaatatataaaaattattcatgtcaatatataaatgtttaaatttaatgattattaaatTTACTCTTCCATGAGCTACCAAGTTACACTTAAAACAATTGGGTACAATTCTTGTATTCAacatttaaaattctaatttttaattaataaacaggcttttgaattaatttttcaaaatttagtaATCAATTGAAAATACAACAATTAAAAGCTGaaatttttaattatgaatttttaatttttcaatggaAGTTGTTGATCACCGATAATTAAACGCAATGATTGAATTAAACACACTCACAATCATTCAATTTCACTTTTAAACTCCCATATTCAAATTAAATTCCTTTTCCAAATAATAAGAATATATTCCTTTATTATCACTATTGTTTGAGTGTTTGacaaaattaaatatgattaataAAAAGGGATTTATTcttattaattgaatttattttatgagaaattaatatTTTCCATCTGTtgggatttttattttttatttttaaataatggtGCATAATAagatactttaattaattaatcaattaaatgacAATGATAAGGGGAACATGGTGGACTAAGATGACAAAGCTGAAGATGTTGTACAGTGGTGCGGTGTGACAATGGTAAAGCAGTGGTAGGTGGGACCCTTCGTCAAAGAGTCCAACCATCATCCGCCGATCGGAGAATCTCGTCCTGTCCCTTCACTCACTTGGGAACGTCTATAAGGGTCAAGTATACCCTAAAGCTACTCTCTCTGGGTCCCACATACACCTGATATTACTTCACACAATTTTCCATTCCCAAAGAATCCAACATACGTACGGGTATGAACAAAGCACTAACACAAAAGAAGACTCCTTCCTTCCTCatcagctctctctctctctctcactctctctaaATCACTGAATCAAAACAGAGTAACCAACACTTGCTATCAGTCGTAaaaatcatttctttttcaaattttatttgctGGGTCTTCCGCTTTGTATTGTAATATCCATGTTTTCTTTTTTGGGTGAAGCTAACTCCTTTCCTTTCATTTCCTTTCCTTCTGTTTATTTGCCGCCATTCTTTATGCTCTCACTCATCTAATCACTTTCTTTATTCACACTTTAGAGATGGAGACTAAGATTCtattcttctctttctttcttcttctccttgcCTTCTCTGCCTTTGCTCAGATGCCAGGTAACCTCTTTCCCACTCCCTCTGTATATCTAAATAGAATGTTTGTTATAATATTTGTATGTATCTGTGTACGTGGTTTCTGACCACACATTTGCTCTTCATTCATATCGGTTTCTTGCTTGTCTAGTGGGTGAGGTTCAAAGATACCCTTTTTTAGTGTCTTGTGTGATTCGTTATGGTTCAAGGCATTTTGTGGATTTTTGCTGTCGCCCAGgtggaaaaatgaattaaaaagatttttttttcttttatttgtaaTCGTGCAGTGTTCTTTGTTCTTCCCCTCTTTTAAtgcttggtgagatttttttAATTGTTCATATCTGAACTGGGTTTAAGAATTAGAGGTTGCAGAACTTTCCTCATCTTTTGATGTGAAAGATAAAACATGAAAGTGAAAGGAatgttatttggtcatttttcttttGCGTTGTTGGCATACCATATGAGAAACAACAATAAATTGATTAGACTTAGAAATTTATACGGTTACTATTTTGATATAATATTTCTCTTCTCTGTGAGAATTGATTAAGAGAATGAATATGGGCTGCTCAATTTTGAGGGACCTAAAGCctgaattttcagttttgtattCAGAAACTTGTAATTGAATTTTACGGCTTGTATGGACAAATACAGAAGTTCAGTTTAGATTTTGGTAGATGGCTTGATGCTTGCTTAAACAGAATTTTGCAATGAATGAAGTCAGCATACTCAAGCATGTGCGTGTTGACCGGGGATGGGAAGTGGGTATTAATCCTCTCCCCTCTCGCCAGCGCCCCCGCCGCCCCCCCCCCAcccacaacaaaaaaaaaaaaaagatgccaTGCATGACTAAAACATTTCATTTTCAAATCCAGATTCTTGCCAAAATTTTCACACAAGATTTGATAATCAATCCTGCTTCCACTATGAATAAATTACATGAACGTGTCTGAACTTTTGAAACAGGTTTTGTGAGTTTGGACTGTGGGGGCAAACAAAATTTCACTGATGAACTTGGACTTGTGTGGACTTCTGATGATAATCTTATTTATGGAGAAACAGCAATCATATCAGTTGCAAATGAGACAAGGAAGCAATATATGACACTGAGACATTTCCCAGCAGATTCCAGGAAGTACTGTTACACTCTAGGTGTCATAAGTAGGTCAAGGTATCTTTTAAGGGCAACATTCTTGTATGGTAATTTTGACAACAACAATGTCTATCCCAAATTTGATATCTCTTTTGGGGCAACTCATTGGTCCACAATTGTCATTTCTGATGCTAATACCATAGAGTCTATAGAGCTGATATTTCTGGCTTCAAGCCCCACCATCAGTGTATGCTTATCAAATGCCACAACGGGGCAGCCATTCATATCTACCCTTGAGCTCCGGCAATTCAATGGTTCAGTTTATTATACAGATTATGAGAACCAGTTTTATCTCAGTGTTTCTGCAAGGATCAATTTTGGTGCAGATAGTGAAGATCCAGTTAGGTATGTGCAAAATATCTTGTTGAGAATGCAGTTCGGTCTAATATTTTAGGTGTATATTTATCTGAATTCTTGTTCAAATGATAGGCTATTGATTTAAATTAGAAACAGGGGAAACAAGGACAGGAAAGAttgatttaataaaaataatttgataCCCAAAAATACCCCCGACCCTTGTGATTAAAAAGGGTCTGCTAGGAAATACAAGATTATATTTCACTGAGGGTATCTATATGAATCCTTCTCATTCTAATACAAACTTGCTATTAAGAGAAGTAAAATAAAACTAAACTTGCTATTAAGAGAAGTAAAATAAAACTATGTTCTGTTATTTTAGGTATCCTGATGACCCATTTGATAGAATATGGGAATCTGACTCTGTGAAAAAAGCAAATTACCTTGTTGATGTTGCTGCTGGTACTCAGAAAGTTTCAACTGACATGCCAATAGATGTTAGCAGTCATGAAAGGCCTCCTGAGAAAGTGATGCAGACTGCTGTAGTTGGTACAAATGGATCATTAACCTATCGGTTGAACTTAGATGGTTTTCCTGGTTTTGGGTGGGCTGTCACGTACTTTGCAGAAATTGAAGATTTGAAGCCTACTGAGTCCAGGAAATTCAGGCTTGTACTACCTGGCTACCCTGAAATGAGCAAAGCTATTGTTAATATCCAAGAAAATGCTCAAGGAAAATATCGTCTCTATCAACCAGGATATACCAACATATCTCTCCCCTTTGTATTGTCTTTTAGATTTGGAAAGACTTCTGATTCTACCAAGGGACCACTCTTGAATGCTATGGAGATAAATAAGTATCTAGAGAAACATGATGGTTCCCTTGATGGTAAGTAGAAATATTCTTTCTTGAGTGCACATGTGCCATTTCAGCTGTGAACTGTAGCATAAAGTTTGGTTGTGAACTGTGCTTTGAGGCGTCAGTTCAGCATTTTGCCTATGAAGTATGGAGCATATTATTGTCCGTATCATTTCATACATTATTTGAACTCTTTGAATTTAATCATATCTGATGTTAAATTTGCTGTAGGGGAAGTTATTGCTAGTGTCATTTCACCCTATGCATCAGCAGATTGGGCACAGGAAGGTGGTGACCCCTGTCTACCAGTACCATGGTCATGGTTACAGTGTAATTCAGATGCACAACCAAGGATAGTCAAAATGTAAAAATTTATCCCTTTTAGGTTTATATTTGATGCATCTACTGATGCATTTCTGCTTTAGAAAGTCTGATACCATGTCCGGGTGAATTATACTTAACACTTAGTCTCAATAACTTCTGTTCTTTGGCAGCTCCTTGTCTGGTAAGAATTTGACTGGGAATATTCCTTCAAACATGCCAAAGTTGAATGGCTTAGTTGAACTGTGAGTTCAGACTTCTTTCTGCTCAATTTTGGCATACATTTTAATGTTTTTGAGTACTTGTCTCACTGTATCAGTGTTTTCCACTTGTCTTATGTTCACAGATGGCTTGATAGGAATTCACTAACTGGTCCAATACCTGATTTTAGTGGATGTAGAGACTTGGAGATCATGTAAATTTAGATGACTTTTTCTCTTATTATGGAATTTAATGTTGGTTTCTATTCCCCCCCACCCCgccaccaaaaataaaaaaaagttggTTTTTATCAAGATATAAAACTAACCAAGATCCTTGTCTGGTATAGCCATCTCGAGAACAATCAGTTGACGGGTGAGCTTCCTTCCTCGTTACTGAACCTACCCAATTTAATGGAACTGTAAGTAACCAAAACTTAGATATCAGCAATTATCATTGATTGGCAAAATGAAGTATTTTGCAAAATCTGCTAATGGGGATTCAAAATGTATTTTTAATCTTGAcatattaatacaaaattattagGAGTGATGATACAAAAAGTTACTATTGATTAATGGCTGTATATGTTGTattcttttatatataaattttctcatatattttaattatgaatGGACTATTTCCCTGTTGCTTTTGAGTGCAAGATCTTATATACTTATCTAAATGATTTGTATATGCTTGACACTTTGGATGATTGCAGGTATGTGCAAAATAATTTGTTATCTGGAACAGTACCATCAAGTCTTCTCAATAAGAACATAGTTTTCAAGTGAGTTTCATTTTTAATAAGTAGACATAAATGCTTCACCATGTTAATAATTTTAAGGTAATCATCTACATATTTACAAATATAGACCTTCATCATTGTATTTGGGTGACTGCTGTTTCTATAAATTTTAGTTGAGATATTTCCACTGTTctgttatttattataaaattcatTAAAGCGGCTGTTGTGAGAACATGAACATTTTTTTCCATTATACATGTAGCAATAGAATGATTGTGTGAGGCAAAAGCATCTAGTGACTCTTCTGTCAAAAAAGGCCAAAATAAACCATCTTTCTCTTCAATCTGTATGTGGACATTTTTTAAGACTATGATGAGTTATATGAATATATGCTATTTTAAAGAAGCTCTGTATAAGATGTACTCCTTTCTTAACTGTAATGGTTGTAAAAGGCTTTAAATCATTATTCAGTGGATGTGGATGTAAAAGTATGTGGCAATGAAGCATTTAACACCAACTACCCATGGTTTAATCATCATTATGGTCTATTTAATTGAGTTTCAGTTGCAATGCCTTGAGTCAACATAGGGTACTAGGTGGGTTTAATGAAATTTATCACAGTTCATTGGTGCAAAGCCACATTTGGACTGAACCTCAAATGGACATATGAGGAATTAAAGCTGGCTCCTAATGATTACTTATGTTCCATAATTTAGTTTGATATGCACCAGATGTGGAACTCTGTACACGCTAATCTTCATGCAATAACATTTCCAATAGTATTATTAGTGTACCACAGCTTCCGTGTAGGGCTAAAGAGAAAAGTGTTTACATTTACTTTCTTGGTTAACTGCAGCTACTCTGGAAATCTTAATCTTCATGAAGGAGGCCGAAGAGGAAAACACGTTGATATTATTATTGGTTCATCAGTTGGAACTGCTGTTCTGCTGATAGCTACAATAGCATCTTGTTTATTTATACGAAGAGGAAAGAGAAGTCCTGATCAAGGTGTGCATGCTTGACATTCAATTATTTTTGAAGTTCATGTCTATATTCTGTACAGCATCTTGTTGGTGAATAcgtatttttttctttgtttcagAACGGCTCAGGGTTCCAGCACCTGTTCAAAGGCTAGTTTCTGCTTTTAATGATACTCCAGCAGAAGGTGCATGTCGCTTCAAATTCTCTGAGATTGAAGATGCTACAAATAAGTTTGAGAAAAAAATAGGTTCTGGAGGTTTTGGAGTTGTACACTATGGGAGAATGAGAGATGGAAAAGAAATTGCAGTCAAAGTTCTAACTAGTAATTCCTACCAGGGAAAGCGAGAATTTTCAAATGAGGTAACTGTCCACTGTATTGAACTTgagtaattgatttttttttttcaatacggAGACTCCAAGTCTCTGTTCAGGCACCATGTTTGGACTCATATTTATAGTTGTTTATGGTTTTTATGCAATgtcattttataataatattaaaacacAATGAGAAAACAAGGTCAATTGTCAGAATTGTTTAACCATTGACATTGAAGGAAATtggacttttttttttcattagacTCTACTAGTCCCAACCTCCATTTGTGGAAACATTAGGCACTTTATACAAGACATAAGGTGATTGTTCTCATGCTAATAGTTAATACAGGACTTACATGGTCAGTCTCAGGTTTCATAGTTTTACCTTTATCTGAAGTTTCTTTAACTCCATGGAATCTCTAAGGAATGAGGTTTCCAATTAAAATGTTGACACTttgtttttattttgttattttatttttttttacaaattaagGTTCCAACAGACAAATTCAGCCATTGTAGGTTCTAATTACCTGGAGGTCTCTTAGAAAACTCAGTATGGGTACATTAGGGAACATACAAATGAGTAGAACTTGCAAAAGGGTGGACTCTTTGTATTTCTAGTAAAATTATGGACATCAAATTTGCTATTTGATGAAGGCAAATTGATAAAACCCTGCACTTTTCTGGTTTTTTAAGTGATACTGATAGGTCTAGAAAATGGATAACCCTGTAAATAGTTTGCCCGAGATTGGATGATATACTTTAAGACGGGTATTAATACTGGATCTTATGAGATCACTGGTGAAAGCAATAGTTTGGCATATTATTTCTCTCTAAGTAATTCATGCTACATTAGGTTGCTTGTTTTAGTTAATTAAACTTATCCACACTTTCATTCAACGTAGGTGACTCTTCTTTCAAGGATACATCACAGAAACCTGGTACAATTTTTTGGATTTTGCCAAGAAGAAGGGAGAAGTATGCTTGTTTACGAGTTCATGCACAATGGAACGCTCAAGGAACATCTTTATGGTAATTTCAGGTGTTTTTAAATAGAACCAATATTAATTTTGATACTCACCTGCATACAAACTTTGATAGGCCCATTAACACGTGGAAAAAGTATTAATTGGATCAAGCGCCTTGAGATTGCTGAAGACGCTGCCAAAGGTTCATAAGCTtttttttccccttgtctttATTGTACCATTGTCCTATTTGACAAGGAATGATATCATTCTTTGCTACACTGAAGTCTTGttgtttataataaaattattgtttAAGTGATCTTGTGTTTCTTTTGTGCCTGTTCAGGAATTGAATATCTCCATACAGGCTGTGTTCCTGCCATTATCCATAGAGATTTAAAGACCAGTAATATTCTTCTTGACAAGCACATGAGAGCAAAGGTTTCTGATTTTGGTCTTTCAAAAGTGGCAGTCGATGGAGCTTCACATGTCTCCAGTATAGTTCGAGGGACAGTAGGTTACTTGGATCCAGAGTAAGGACTTCTTCTACTCTTTTCCCCCACATCTAGTTAAGCGCCATAGGGTGAGTTGATTGTTGCTAATGTTGGTGTTTTAAGATGACTTTTGAAGCCTTTTATGAGTTGCAATGCAAGGTGGCCTCAACAATAATTTTGTACTTATGGCTGACACCAGACAGGCGAACAAGTGGGGCAGATTTAAGTTTAGGGCATGTGATAGTTGTCTAGAACTCTGCTGCACATTATGAGccatgatttttcttttcttctcgtgTTTGTGGTCATTAACAAGCTACATATCTTCTTCGTTTTAGAAAAGTTtgttgtttggtaaaattattgaGGACCTTTGTGAAAGATGTGTCAAATTTGTGAATTCTAACCATTATGTGGACAATATTGTTACTTTCGCCCATTTTTCTTTATATATTTGATTCCTGAATGGTGATGCAGATTGTACATGACATTGCGGTAATAATTTTGCTTTTGATGGCACACAGGTATTACATTTCTCAGCAGTTGACAGACAAGAGTGATGTTTATAGTTTTGGTGTCATTCTCCTGGAGCTGATGTCTGGTCAGGAAGCCATATTAAATGAAAGCTTTGGTGTTAATTGCCGTAATATTGTTCAATGGGTACGTGCAATTATATAAGGAAGCAAGACTAATACATCACTGAAAGGCCATAAGTGACAAATTTCTAAACTACTGACGGCTAAAATTTAGTTCAAAGAAAGTGCAATAGTTTGTGAATTCTTACGGAGTTTAGTTTCTTTTATGTCTTCAACTTTGGCAGGCGAAGCTGCACATCGAAAGCGGGGATATCCAAGGAATTATTGATCCCTTACTACATGATGAGTATGATATACAGTCTATGTGGAAGATAGCAGAGAAAGCTTTGATGTGTGTCCAACCTCACGGACACATGAGGCCGTCAATTTCAGAAGTTCTCAAGGAGATCCAAGATGCTATCCTAAttgaaagggaagctgtggcatTGAGAGAAGGTAACTCAGACATGTCAAAAAATTCTGC
It encodes:
- the LOC110655023 gene encoding probable LRR receptor-like serine/threonine-protein kinase At1g67720 isoform X1, translated to METKILFFSFFLLLLAFSAFAQMPGFVSLDCGGKQNFTDELGLVWTSDDNLIYGETAIISVANETRKQYMTLRHFPADSRKYCYTLGVISRSRYLLRATFLYGNFDNNNVYPKFDISFGATHWSTIVISDANTIESIELIFLASSPTISVCLSNATTGQPFISTLELRQFNGSVYYTDYENQFYLSVSARINFGADSEDPVRYPDDPFDRIWESDSVKKANYLVDVAAGTQKVSTDMPIDVSSHERPPEKVMQTAVVGTNGSLTYRLNLDGFPGFGWAVTYFAEIEDLKPTESRKFRLVLPGYPEMSKAIVNIQENAQGKYRLYQPGYTNISLPFVLSFRFGKTSDSTKGPLLNAMEINKYLEKHDGSLDGEVIASVISPYASADWAQEGGDPCLPVPWSWLQCNSDAQPRIVKISLSGKNLTGNIPSNMPKLNGLVELWLDRNSLTGPIPDFSGCRDLEIIHLENNQLTGELPSSLLNLPNLMELYVQNNLLSGTVPSSLLNKNIVFNYSGNLNLHEGGRRGKHVDIIIGSSVGTAVLLIATIASCLFIRRGKRSPDQERLRVPAPVQRLVSAFNDTPAEGACRFKFSEIEDATNKFEKKIGSGGFGVVHYGRMRDGKEIAVKVLTSNSYQGKREFSNEVTLLSRIHHRNLVQFFGFCQEEGRSMLVYEFMHNGTLKEHLYGPLTRGKSINWIKRLEIAEDAAKGIEYLHTGCVPAIIHRDLKTSNILLDKHMRAKVSDFGLSKVAVDGASHVSSIVRGTVGYLDPEYYISQQLTDKSDVYSFGVILLELMSGQEAILNESFGVNCRNIVQWAKLHIESGDIQGIIDPLLHDEYDIQSMWKIAEKALMCVQPHGHMRPSISEVLKEIQDAILIEREAVALREGNSDMSKNSAHSSLNLGPLVLGGTENFLSLDESVAKPTAR
- the LOC110655023 gene encoding probable LRR receptor-like serine/threonine-protein kinase At1g67720 isoform X2 — protein: METKILFFSFFLLLLAFSAFAQMPGFVSLDCGGKQNFTDELGLVWTSDDNLIYGETAIISVANETRKQYMTLRHFPADSRKYCYTLGVISRSRYLLRATFLYGNFDNNNVYPKFDISFGATHWSTIVISDANTIESIELIFLASSPTISVCLSNATTGQPFISTLELRQFNGSVYYTDYENQFYLSVSARINFGADSEDPVRYPDDPFDRIWESDSVKKANYLVDVAAGTQKVSTDMPIDVSSHERPPEKVMQTAVVGTNGSLTYRLNLDGFPGFGWAVTYFAEIEDLKPTESRKFRLVLPGYPEMSKAIVNIQENAQGKYRLYQPGYTNISLPFVLSFRFGKTSDSTKGPLLNAMEINKYLEKHDGSLDGEVIASVISPYASADWAQEGGDPCLPVPWSWLQCNSDAQPRIVKISLSGKNLTGNIPSNMPKLNGLVELYVQNNLLSGTVPSSLLNKNIVFNYSGNLNLHEGGRRGKHVDIIIGSSVGTAVLLIATIASCLFIRRGKRSPDQERLRVPAPVQRLVSAFNDTPAEGACRFKFSEIEDATNKFEKKIGSGGFGVVHYGRMRDGKEIAVKVLTSNSYQGKREFSNEVTLLSRIHHRNLVQFFGFCQEEGRSMLVYEFMHNGTLKEHLYGPLTRGKSINWIKRLEIAEDAAKGIEYLHTGCVPAIIHRDLKTSNILLDKHMRAKVSDFGLSKVAVDGASHVSSIVRGTVGYLDPEYYISQQLTDKSDVYSFGVILLELMSGQEAILNESFGVNCRNIVQWAKLHIESGDIQGIIDPLLHDEYDIQSMWKIAEKALMCVQPHGHMRPSISEVLKEIQDAILIEREAVALREGNSDMSKNSAHSSLNLGPLVLGGTENFLSLDESVAKPTAR